From a single Prosthecobacter algae genomic region:
- the tadA gene encoding tRNA adenosine(34) deaminase TadA: MSLELPVTIDIASDEHYMREALRLARKAARQDEVPIGAVIVHKGQIIGRAWNQVETLKDATAHAEMLALTQAESAMEDWRLADCDLYVTKEPCPMCAGAIVHCRIRRVIFGCGDSKGGAAGGFWNLLQAPNLNHRSEITPGVLAEDSIALLKAFFADARKRKALGIVHTKGIGSPPPTSDPTIFDGP; this comes from the coding sequence ATGAGCCTGGAACTGCCGGTCACGATCGACATTGCCTCGGACGAGCATTACATGCGCGAAGCCCTGCGGCTTGCGCGAAAGGCGGCGCGCCAGGACGAGGTGCCCATCGGTGCTGTGATCGTCCACAAAGGGCAGATCATTGGGCGTGCCTGGAATCAGGTGGAGACCCTCAAGGATGCCACGGCCCATGCGGAGATGCTGGCGCTGACTCAGGCAGAGAGCGCGATGGAAGACTGGCGCCTGGCTGATTGCGATCTTTACGTGACTAAGGAGCCCTGTCCCATGTGTGCTGGTGCCATTGTTCACTGCCGCATCCGCCGGGTGATCTTTGGCTGTGGCGATAGCAAAGGCGGTGCCGCAGGGGGATTTTGGAATCTGCTGCAGGCGCCCAATTTGAATCATCGCAGTGAAATCACGCCAGGGGTTTTGGCGGAGGACAGCATCGCCTTGCTGAAGGCTTTTTTTGCCGATGCCCGCAAACGCAAAGCTTTGGGGATCGTCCATACCAAAGGCATTGGCTCGCCACCGCCGACTTCTGATCCGACGATTTTTGACGGTCCTTGA
- a CDS encoding trimeric intracellular cation channel family protein — protein sequence MSKTIQNAPMPPWIEYSACAVCAVSGVLAAEGKRMDLFGAVVLALVTAVGGGTIRDLCLGVRPVFWIQAPDHITWSLVAAVGTFVLARFIEIPSRALTLADAFGLALFGIVGTEKALLLGSPGVIAVLLGIVTGVAGGILRDVLRSEIPWVLRAEVELYATAVGIGATVFVLLESYFPPSESHRYAAMSVILLLRLAAMKWKVRLPTFQTRPKK from the coding sequence TTGTCCAAAACCATTCAGAATGCGCCGATGCCACCCTGGATCGAGTATTCCGCCTGCGCTGTCTGTGCCGTTTCAGGCGTCCTAGCTGCCGAAGGCAAGCGCATGGACCTTTTCGGGGCCGTGGTGCTGGCCCTCGTCACGGCCGTGGGCGGTGGTACCATCCGCGATCTTTGCCTGGGGGTGCGCCCCGTCTTCTGGATCCAGGCCCCAGATCACATCACTTGGTCGCTGGTGGCTGCGGTGGGCACCTTTGTGCTGGCCCGTTTCATTGAGATCCCCAGCCGTGCCTTGACCCTGGCCGATGCCTTTGGCCTGGCCCTGTTTGGCATTGTGGGAACGGAGAAAGCCCTACTGTTAGGCTCCCCTGGAGTGATCGCCGTCTTGCTCGGCATCGTCACCGGCGTGGCCGGCGGCATCCTGCGGGACGTTTTACGCAGTGAGATCCCGTGGGTGCTTCGGGCCGAGGTGGAGCTATATGCCACCGCCGTGGGCATTGGAGCCACGGTCTTTGTACTGTTGGAGAGCTATTTCCCGCCTTCGGAAAGCCATCGCTACGCAGCCATGTCGGTCATTTTGCTCCTGCGCCTGGCCGCCATGAAGTGGAAAGTGCGGTTACCCACCTTTCAAACACGACCCAAAAAGTAA
- a CDS encoding complex I subunit 1 family protein, which translates to MAALLASFDFAFLITSVVKIVFLTFLVILPMVAYSVYAERRFSAIIQDRVGPNRTGIPLTLFGFKKDIQIFGIGGLVQPMADGLKFLLKEDFTPKSVNTFYYWLAPALTMVPALMTCAVLPFGSELDLSFLNPLIEKLGGTGFTAPVKSVIADLNVGPLFTFAIASLGVYGIVLAGWSSNSKYPFLGGVRASAQMISYELSLGLSIIPVLMVFGELNLSKMSAFQDANGWLLLPFWGEGLTLERWVLLVPMVISFCIFTVAMFAETNRLPFDLAECETELVAGYHTEYSSMKFALFFLGEYAAMIIGSGLAVTLFLGGWSIPFWPFFEYIGQKIGMDTVFGWFGSSFQLHYAAGSTPIWLGLLHIATFFLKVIVFILFFILIRWSLPRFRFDQLMKLGWLFMFELALANVILTAVIMACFVK; encoded by the coding sequence ATGGCAGCACTTCTCGCCAGCTTCGACTTTGCCTTCCTCATCACTTCGGTGGTGAAGATCGTTTTCCTGACCTTTTTGGTCATCTTGCCCATGGTCGCTTACTCCGTGTATGCGGAGAGGCGATTTTCGGCCATCATCCAGGACCGTGTCGGCCCGAACCGAACCGGGATTCCCCTGACTTTGTTTGGTTTCAAGAAAGACATCCAGATCTTCGGCATCGGCGGTCTGGTGCAGCCCATGGCAGATGGCCTGAAGTTCCTTCTGAAGGAAGATTTTACTCCCAAGTCGGTCAATACCTTCTATTACTGGCTCGCCCCGGCGCTGACGATGGTCCCTGCGCTGATGACCTGCGCCGTGCTTCCCTTTGGCAGCGAACTGGACCTTTCCTTCCTCAATCCCCTGATTGAAAAGCTGGGTGGCACAGGATTCACCGCCCCGGTGAAATCCGTGATTGCCGACCTCAATGTCGGTCCTCTGTTCACCTTCGCCATCGCTTCACTGGGCGTTTACGGCATCGTTTTGGCTGGTTGGTCGTCCAATTCGAAGTATCCTTTCCTCGGTGGGGTGCGCGCCTCGGCGCAGATGATCTCCTATGAGCTGTCTCTGGGCCTCTCCATCATTCCGGTGCTGATGGTTTTCGGTGAGCTGAACCTTTCTAAGATGTCCGCTTTCCAGGATGCCAACGGCTGGCTGCTGCTGCCTTTCTGGGGCGAAGGGCTGACGCTCGAGCGCTGGGTGCTGCTGGTGCCGATGGTGATTTCTTTCTGCATCTTTACGGTGGCGATGTTCGCCGAGACCAACCGTCTACCTTTTGACCTTGCCGAGTGTGAAACGGAACTCGTGGCCGGTTACCACACTGAATACAGCTCCATGAAGTTCGCCCTGTTCTTCCTGGGTGAATATGCGGCCATGATCATTGGTTCGGGTTTGGCGGTGACGCTTTTCCTGGGCGGATGGAGCATTCCTTTCTGGCCTTTCTTTGAATACATCGGGCAGAAGATCGGGATGGACACGGTTTTTGGCTGGTTTGGCAGCAGCTTCCAGCTTCATTACGCCGCTGGTTCCACCCCCATCTGGCTGGGCCTTCTGCACATCGCCACCTTCTTCCTGAAGGTCATCGTCTTCATCCTTTTCTTCATCCTCATTCGCTGGTCGCTACCGCGTTTCCGTTTTGACCAGCTCATGAAGTTGGGCTGGCTGTTCATGTTCGAACTGGCCCTGGCCAATGTCATCCTGACTGCCGTGATCATGGCTTGCTTTGTGAAGTAA
- a CDS encoding NADH-quinone oxidoreductase subunit I: protein MATIIVQRPKLSWHERWFISTLVKGLKITLGHALKTFREIVGGKEKVTMEYPEQKWDASLPSYYRGAPALVTDEQDRERCVSCQLCEFICPPKAIRITPGEIPSDDPWAKVEKRPKEFDIDMTRCIYCGMCEEVCPEQAIYLRKDYAITGESRAELVHDKKKLYEIGGKRIGLVNKWNELK from the coding sequence ATGGCAACAATTATCGTCCAACGCCCCAAGCTCTCCTGGCATGAGAGGTGGTTCATTTCCACGCTCGTTAAGGGTCTGAAAATCACGCTGGGACACGCCCTCAAAACCTTCCGCGAAATCGTCGGCGGCAAGGAGAAGGTGACCATGGAATATCCCGAGCAGAAGTGGGATGCCAGCCTGCCTTCTTACTACCGTGGTGCGCCTGCCCTGGTGACTGATGAGCAGGATCGCGAGCGTTGTGTGAGCTGTCAGCTCTGCGAGTTCATCTGCCCGCCCAAGGCCATCCGCATCACGCCAGGGGAAATTCCGAGCGATGATCCGTGGGCAAAGGTGGAGAAGCGCCCGAAGGAATTCGATATTGACATGACCCGCTGCATCTATTGCGGCATGTGCGAAGAAGTCTGCCCCGAGCAGGCCATCTACCTCCGCAAAGATTACGCCATCACGGGCGAGTCACGCGCTGAGTTGGTGCACGATAAAAAGAAGCTCTATGAGATCGGCGGCAAGCGCATCGGGCTGGTCAACAAGTGGAATGAACTGAAGTAG
- a CDS encoding NADH-quinone oxidoreductase subunit J family protein: protein MPSIFFYLFSAMTLGFGLLVVTARNPVTSALSLAASFVGLAALFLGLDAYFIGTIQILVYAGAVMVLFLFIIMLLDIKAEEGKKPNLPAVIGGITLAVILALQITTVCSSFNNGAVKIKDAPLALQQAGETAKLPTIANDLKAGVLPDTKLMGLTLFQKYGFHLQVVGLLLLVGTVGVVVLSKREKGVKDA from the coding sequence ATGCCGTCCATTTTCTTCTATCTCTTCAGCGCCATGACCTTGGGCTTCGGCCTATTGGTGGTGACTGCGCGGAATCCGGTCACCAGCGCCCTGTCTTTGGCTGCCAGCTTTGTCGGCCTGGCCGCCCTTTTCCTGGGGCTGGACGCCTACTTCATCGGCACGATCCAGATCCTGGTTTATGCAGGTGCCGTGATGGTGCTGTTCCTTTTCATCATCATGCTTTTGGACATCAAGGCTGAGGAAGGCAAGAAGCCGAATCTGCCTGCGGTCATCGGCGGCATCACACTGGCGGTGATTTTGGCCCTTCAGATCACCACGGTCTGCAGTAGCTTTAACAACGGAGCAGTCAAAATTAAGGATGCACCTCTGGCCCTTCAGCAGGCGGGTGAAACGGCTAAGCTGCCGACTATTGCCAACGATCTCAAGGCTGGTGTGCTTCCGGATACGAAGCTCATGGGTCTGACGCTTTTCCAGAAATACGGCTTTCACCTCCAGGTGGTCGGACTGCTGCTCCTCGTGGGCACAGTCGGCGTGGTGGTGCTGAGCAAGCGTGAGAAAGGAGTCAAGGACGCCTGA
- the nuoK gene encoding NADH-quinone oxidoreductase subunit NuoK: MVTLNHYLIVSGMLFALGLAGVIARRNIIIIYMCLEMMLSAANLTLVAFSRFRVTDGLPDYAAQSLVFFTITVAAAEVAVGLAIIVALYRAKQSVETESVTKLQG; encoded by the coding sequence ATGGTCACACTCAATCATTACCTTATCGTCAGCGGCATGCTATTCGCCCTCGGTCTTGCCGGGGTCATCGCACGGCGCAATATCATCATCATCTACATGTGCCTGGAGATGATGCTGAGCGCTGCCAACTTGACGCTCGTGGCCTTTTCCCGCTTTCGGGTGACGGATGGCCTACCTGATTACGCCGCCCAGTCGCTGGTATTCTTCACCATTACGGTGGCCGCTGCCGAAGTGGCCGTCGGTCTTGCCATCATCGTTGCTCTCTACCGTGCGAAGCAGAGCGTCGAAACTGAATCCGTCACCAAGCTGCAAGGCTAA
- the nuoL gene encoding NADH-quinone oxidoreductase subunit L, with product MPAQDAAPTLPSLLLLLPFFTALTILLGHKLLKNVSVFLSVASATICFVISVLLLHSQDSNPVLLPFISVGNFKIAIDALIDQQSRGMMLIVTSIGLLVHVFSLGYMKEDAGKVRFFGALSLFMFSMTGIVLAGNLVMMFIFWELVGLSSYLLIGHWFEKASAADASKKAFLTNRIGDFGFMIGILMLFAANHGNVDFVGADGLRESFASGTLHHLAASQPAFMMAAALCLFMGAVGKSAQVPLHVWLPDAMEGPTPVSALIHAATMVAAGVFMLVRCAFVIEASPDAAQVIAWIGGITAIFAALMATQQNDIKRVLAYSTLSQLGYMVMAVGLLAMQVGGHHHEAGPGHPAMFHLYTHAFFKAMLFLGSGAIIYACHHEQDMWKMGGLMKHMPVTFVTFAIGTASLMGIPYITSGFWSKEAILGVAFEVEGGRPLFWIGVVTAMLTAFYMTRLFVVAFFGKPRTDSAHHAVEAPIIMVLPLIILALLTLGSVPLAGVFEAMKPTHAEDHPTVVIASIVALAIGLFGGLFLYKGKDKDPLNIKLFANKFYVDEVYAVIVKVFQDAVAWIVAGLERLIVDGIMARLPAYLAARVGSAARILQGGHLQGYTFLLGLGVLLVVYVVVFVLPSVGH from the coding sequence ATGCCCGCCCAGGACGCCGCCCCCACACTCCCTTCATTGCTGCTGCTGCTGCCGTTTTTTACGGCACTGACCATCTTGCTTGGACACAAACTGCTGAAAAACGTCAGCGTGTTCCTTTCCGTGGCCTCCGCCACGATCTGCTTTGTGATCAGCGTGCTGCTGCTGCATTCCCAGGATTCCAATCCAGTCCTGCTGCCGTTCATCAGCGTTGGCAATTTCAAGATCGCGATTGATGCCCTGATTGATCAGCAAAGCCGTGGCATGATGCTCATCGTCACCTCCATCGGTCTGCTGGTGCATGTTTTCTCCCTGGGCTACATGAAGGAAGATGCGGGCAAGGTTCGCTTCTTCGGGGCGCTGTCCTTGTTCATGTTTTCGATGACGGGCATCGTGCTCGCCGGAAACTTGGTGATGATGTTCATCTTCTGGGAACTGGTCGGTCTCAGTTCCTACCTGCTGATTGGCCATTGGTTTGAGAAAGCCTCTGCGGCGGATGCCTCCAAGAAAGCCTTCCTCACCAATCGTATCGGCGACTTTGGCTTCATGATCGGCATTCTGATGTTGTTCGCGGCCAATCATGGCAATGTGGATTTTGTGGGTGCAGATGGTCTCCGCGAGAGTTTCGCCAGTGGCACGCTGCATCACCTCGCCGCCTCCCAGCCTGCGTTCATGATGGCGGCCGCTCTCTGCCTGTTCATGGGTGCTGTAGGCAAGTCTGCCCAGGTGCCTCTGCATGTCTGGCTGCCGGATGCCATGGAAGGCCCGACTCCGGTTTCGGCCCTCATTCACGCGGCTACGATGGTGGCCGCCGGCGTGTTTATGCTAGTGCGTTGCGCCTTTGTGATCGAGGCGTCTCCTGATGCCGCCCAGGTCATCGCCTGGATCGGTGGCATCACTGCTATTTTTGCCGCACTGATGGCCACTCAGCAGAATGACATCAAGCGCGTGCTCGCTTACTCCACCCTGTCCCAGCTTGGTTACATGGTTATGGCTGTCGGTCTTCTTGCCATGCAGGTGGGCGGGCATCATCACGAGGCAGGCCCTGGCCACCCGGCGATGTTCCACCTTTACACGCATGCTTTCTTCAAGGCCATGTTGTTCCTGGGTTCGGGCGCCATCATCTATGCCTGCCACCATGAGCAGGACATGTGGAAGATGGGCGGCCTGATGAAGCACATGCCGGTCACCTTTGTGACTTTCGCCATCGGCACAGCCTCGCTCATGGGGATCCCTTATATCACCAGCGGTTTCTGGAGCAAAGAAGCCATTCTCGGCGTCGCTTTTGAAGTGGAAGGAGGTCGACCTCTGTTTTGGATCGGTGTTGTTACCGCCATGCTGACGGCCTTCTACATGACCCGTCTATTTGTTGTGGCCTTCTTTGGCAAACCTCGTACAGACTCTGCACACCATGCCGTCGAGGCCCCGATCATCATGGTCTTGCCTCTGATCATTCTCGCTTTGCTCACCCTTGGTTCAGTGCCACTTGCCGGGGTCTTTGAAGCCATGAAGCCTACCCATGCCGAAGATCATCCGACCGTGGTCATTGCTTCCATTGTGGCTCTTGCCATCGGATTGTTCGGTGGTTTGTTCCTTTACAAGGGCAAGGACAAAGACCCGCTGAACATCAAGCTGTTCGCCAACAAGTTTTATGTGGACGAGGTCTATGCGGTCATCGTCAAAGTGTTTCAGGATGCGGTGGCGTGGATCGTGGCGGGGCTTGAGCGTCTGATTGTGGACGGCATCATGGCTCGCCTGCCAGCTTACCTCGCCGCGCGTGTCGGTTCTGCCGCGCGGATTCTTCAGGGTGGTCACTTGCAGGGTTATACCTTCCTGCTGGGTCTCGGCGTCCTGCTTGTTGTTTATGTCGTCGTGTTTGTCCTGCCCTCTGTGGGCCATTGA
- a CDS encoding NADH-quinone oxidoreductase subunit M, with amino-acid sequence MSVLEIVILLPIVAALAIWLGAPARATSVGSAILNLLIVLGLLFQFKSASAGGAGMAFESARVVLDNPAISFGVGADGVSLILALLTVLVTFAAVWQIASDKPAIYHIASLLIAGGGLGAFLSTDVFFIYAFHELALIPTFLMIGLYGHGEDSHRKAVAWKTTIYLGAGSLVLLAGLAWLVLEYSGGQKLTFDLNALRAQAASTPLPVEKQGLIFFVLLLGFGTLVSLFPLHSWAAPAYATAPTPVAMLHAGVLKKFGLYGLIRIALPLLPQGAQVEWVQQALLFMLLGNILVIGFVTIAQRSLDQVLGNSSVMHMGYIFLGIAAGTEIALQGAVLLMFAHGISIALLFALAGRMRNQLGTLELSKLGGLASHAPVFTLLFAFGAFASLGLPGLANFAGEVMVFLGAYGSNGGHAIGPMQWTVILALWGVVMSAVYMLRAFRDIFQGSANAGLFMNDPAFSQRIPLILLAAALLIVGCCPWLLLDLLKSLSAAKVAVM; translated from the coding sequence ATGAGCGTTCTCGAAATCGTCATCCTGCTACCAATTGTCGCCGCCCTAGCCATCTGGCTCGGGGCACCGGCCCGTGCCACCTCGGTGGGCTCGGCCATCCTTAACCTGCTCATTGTCCTGGGACTCCTTTTCCAGTTCAAGTCGGCCTCGGCGGGAGGTGCGGGCATGGCCTTCGAAAGCGCCCGTGTGGTTTTGGACAATCCGGCCATCTCCTTCGGAGTGGGCGCGGACGGTGTTTCTCTGATTCTTGCCTTGCTGACCGTGCTCGTCACGTTTGCGGCTGTCTGGCAGATTGCTTCGGACAAGCCCGCCATTTATCACATTGCCTCTCTGCTCATTGCAGGAGGTGGTCTGGGGGCTTTCCTTTCCACGGATGTCTTTTTTATCTACGCCTTTCATGAACTGGCGCTGATCCCGACCTTCCTCATGATTGGCCTTTATGGCCATGGTGAAGACTCCCATCGCAAAGCGGTGGCCTGGAAGACAACGATCTATCTTGGAGCTGGCAGCCTTGTCCTTCTGGCTGGCCTTGCCTGGCTGGTGCTGGAATACAGCGGCGGTCAGAAACTGACGTTCGATCTGAATGCGCTTCGTGCTCAGGCGGCCTCGACGCCCTTGCCTGTGGAAAAGCAGGGTCTCATCTTCTTCGTGCTGCTTCTGGGTTTTGGCACGCTGGTCAGCCTTTTCCCTCTGCATAGCTGGGCGGCACCCGCCTATGCCACTGCTCCAACACCTGTTGCCATGCTGCATGCGGGTGTGCTCAAAAAGTTTGGCCTGTATGGTCTGATCCGCATTGCACTGCCGCTGTTGCCGCAAGGTGCGCAGGTGGAGTGGGTGCAGCAGGCGTTGCTTTTCATGCTGCTGGGTAACATTCTGGTCATTGGTTTTGTCACCATCGCCCAGCGTTCCTTGGACCAGGTGCTGGGCAATTCTTCGGTGATGCACATGGGTTACATCTTCCTCGGCATCGCTGCGGGGACGGAGATCGCCCTGCAAGGTGCCGTGCTGCTCATGTTTGCTCACGGCATCTCGATTGCTCTGCTGTTTGCTCTCGCAGGCCGTATGCGGAATCAATTGGGCACGCTGGAGCTTTCCAAGCTGGGCGGGCTTGCTTCCCACGCACCGGTCTTCACGCTGTTGTTTGCCTTTGGGGCCTTTGCTTCTTTGGGGCTTCCGGGTCTGGCGAACTTCGCCGGTGAAGTGATGGTGTTCCTGGGTGCTTACGGCAGCAATGGTGGCCATGCTATTGGGCCCATGCAGTGGACGGTCATCCTGGCTCTGTGGGGCGTGGTGATGTCGGCCGTTTACATGTTGCGTGCCTTCCGCGATATTTTCCAAGGTTCTGCCAATGCGGGCCTGTTCATGAATGACCCGGCCTTCAGCCAGCGCATTCCTTTGATTCTGCTCGCCGCAGCCCTGTTGATTGTCGGTTGCTGCCCCTGGCTTCTGCTGGACCTGCTGAAGTCGCTGTCTGCGGCCAAGGTGGCTGTGATGTAG
- a CDS encoding NADH-quinone oxidoreductase subunit N — protein MSVFSVEIFLVVFGLALLCLEALVPTLTRRTLAGISIGGVALAFVLFLFASKSGADLPAFVQPYHQLDTLAVFYKGFALVITLLVLWLTVESSAYLTKFTPGGNFSELFSLPILVCVGMMWMASAKDLITVFVSLELVTVSFYVLVAFARKSNLALEAGVKYLILGALSTGVLVYGIAWVYGATGALSFEGIGTALALPETSRTAALLGAAFLLSGLGFKVAAAPFQMWVPDVYQGAPIPVTVFLSVGSKAAGFVVLTRTVESFMATGSVIAAEVQGLLIVGGALTILLGSLPAMFQTSIKRLLAYSSISHAGYLLLALGAGSARFDLSSGGVVAFYLATYLPMTVLSFLVLAILRANGGGEDIQDFRGLARRSPVLALAMTLSLASLAGLPLTAGFMGKLFVFFGLVDQAAWGALACAVIGAAVGFYYYFRAILVMYATDAQTAEPLKVATGTKAGAIVLAVVIVVIGVYPKPLQQLLAPVPVTVVAH, from the coding sequence ATGTCTGTTTTCTCCGTCGAAATCTTCCTGGTTGTTTTTGGTCTGGCGCTGCTGTGCCTTGAGGCCCTTGTCCCCACGCTTACTCGTCGCACGCTGGCGGGCATCAGCATTGGCGGCGTGGCCTTGGCCTTTGTGCTGTTTCTGTTTGCTTCGAAATCTGGGGCAGATCTGCCCGCCTTTGTGCAGCCTTATCATCAGCTCGATACGCTGGCGGTCTTTTATAAAGGCTTTGCGCTGGTCATCACCTTGCTGGTGCTTTGGCTGACGGTGGAAAGCTCGGCCTACCTCACGAAGTTCACCCCTGGTGGCAACTTCAGTGAACTCTTCAGCCTGCCCATCCTGGTGTGTGTCGGCATGATGTGGATGGCTTCGGCCAAGGACCTGATCACGGTCTTTGTGTCGCTGGAACTGGTGACGGTGTCTTTCTACGTGCTGGTGGCCTTTGCCCGCAAAAGCAATCTGGCGCTGGAGGCCGGTGTGAAGTACCTCATTCTGGGGGCACTCAGCACGGGTGTTCTCGTTTATGGCATTGCCTGGGTGTATGGTGCCACGGGAGCTCTGAGTTTCGAGGGTATCGGGACGGCACTGGCTCTGCCTGAAACTTCCCGGACTGCCGCTCTTCTGGGGGCAGCCTTTCTGCTTTCCGGTCTGGGGTTCAAGGTCGCTGCCGCGCCCTTCCAGATGTGGGTGCCCGATGTTTATCAGGGAGCTCCGATTCCGGTGACGGTCTTTCTTTCGGTCGGCTCAAAAGCCGCTGGTTTTGTGGTGCTGACTCGCACGGTGGAATCATTTATGGCGACAGGCTCGGTGATTGCCGCTGAGGTTCAGGGCTTGCTCATTGTGGGTGGTGCGCTGACGATTCTCCTGGGCAGCCTGCCTGCCATGTTCCAGACGAGCATCAAGCGCCTTCTGGCCTATTCCAGCATCAGCCATGCAGGCTATCTGCTCCTGGCACTGGGTGCAGGTTCGGCCCGGTTTGATCTCAGCTCCGGCGGGGTGGTGGCCTTTTATCTGGCAACGTACCTGCCGATGACGGTTCTGAGTTTCCTGGTGCTGGCCATTCTCCGTGCCAATGGCGGCGGTGAAGATATCCAGGATTTCCGGGGATTGGCCCGCCGCAGTCCGGTGCTGGCTTTGGCGATGACCTTGTCTCTGGCATCCCTTGCAGGTCTTCCTCTCACGGCCGGTTTCATGGGCAAGCTTTTCGTGTTCTTCGGCCTTGTGGATCAGGCCGCCTGGGGTGCTTTGGCCTGCGCGGTGATCGGTGCTGCTGTGGGTTTCTATTATTACTTCCGTGCCATCCTGGTCATGTATGCCACGGATGCGCAGACAGCCGAGCCTTTGAAGGTTGCAACGGGAACGAAAGCCGGTGCCATTGTTTTGGCGGTGGTGATCGTCGTGATCGGTGTCTATCCGAAGCCTTTGCAGCAGTTGCTGGCCCCCGTTCCTGTCACGGTGGTTGCTCATTGA
- a CDS encoding alpha/beta hydrolase, translating to MKLFAACLFLALSFNLHAAPQDDQYVLGPDSQVQAGVPQGKVTQMPAWTDSKIFPGTTRDWWVYVPAQYSKDKPAAVMVFCDGGGFVKPDGQFRAPVVFDNLIAKGEMPVTIGIFIQPGTFPNKDPKVKARSNRSFEYDSLGDLYARFLLEEILPAVAKDYSLTTNPDERAICGNSSGGICAFTVAWEKPDAFRKVVSHIGSFTNIRGGHVYPALIRKTDKKPLKVFLQDGKNDLDNQFGNWPLANQDMAAALKFAGYDYQFVLGEGTHNGKHGAAMLPDTLRWLWKK from the coding sequence ATGAAGCTCTTTGCTGCCTGTCTGTTTCTCGCCCTCAGTTTCAATCTCCATGCTGCGCCGCAGGACGACCAATACGTTCTGGGGCCTGACTCTCAGGTGCAGGCTGGGGTGCCGCAGGGCAAGGTGACCCAGATGCCCGCCTGGACAGACTCGAAGATCTTTCCAGGAACAACCCGCGACTGGTGGGTGTATGTGCCTGCCCAGTATTCCAAGGACAAGCCTGCCGCGGTGATGGTCTTTTGTGACGGAGGCGGATTTGTGAAGCCCGACGGCCAGTTCCGTGCACCGGTGGTTTTTGACAACCTCATCGCCAAAGGGGAGATGCCTGTGACGATTGGCATTTTCATTCAGCCCGGCACCTTTCCAAACAAAGACCCGAAGGTGAAGGCCCGGAGCAACCGCAGCTTTGAGTATGATTCCCTGGGGGATCTTTACGCCCGTTTCTTGCTGGAGGAGATCCTTCCCGCCGTGGCCAAGGACTACAGCCTGACCACGAATCCTGATGAGCGCGCGATCTGCGGCAACAGCAGCGGCGGCATCTGTGCCTTCACGGTGGCCTGGGAAAAGCCGGACGCCTTTCGCAAGGTGGTGAGCCACATCGGCTCCTTCACGAACATCCGCGGTGGACATGTTTACCCGGCCCTCATCCGCAAGACGGACAAGAAGCCCCTCAAGGTGTTTCTCCAGGACGGCAAGAACGATCTGGACAACCAGTTTGGCAACTGGCCCTTGGCCAATCAGGATATGGCGGCGGCGCTGAAATTTGCCGGTTATGACTACCAGTTTGTTCTGGGGGAAGGCACCCACAATGGCAAGCACGGCGCGGCCATGCTGCCAGACACGCTTCGCTGGCTGTGGAAGAAGTAA
- a CDS encoding SMP-30/gluconolactonase/LRE family protein, translating to MKYLAFLSLAFLPLLSSAQDTSLHEYLSDDQPWKEAVSGYNFTDGLCTDAAGNLFFTDVKAGKGIYKLDAATGKTDLFLDNLPGISGLQIGPDGRFYACHNREQRIIAITMKGEVEVLLTGVKCNDLVVSKKGNLYFTETPTQRIHLITADKKHVVADEGHVAKPNGITISPDEATLVVSEHGGKHVWTWRIEEDGTLSGGAPFMTMWLPVGKETAAGDGATTESKGRYFVTTDLGVQIFDPAGRLAGIIAKPVMDGKIVSAEFAGKDHDILYVAAGDKIFGRKLKVSGYFR from the coding sequence ATGAAATATCTCGCCTTTCTTTCTCTGGCCTTTTTGCCCCTGCTGTCCTCCGCCCAGGACACTTCCTTGCATGAATACCTCAGCGATGACCAGCCCTGGAAAGAGGCGGTCTCCGGCTACAACTTCACCGATGGCCTCTGCACAGATGCGGCTGGCAATCTCTTCTTCACGGATGTGAAGGCCGGGAAGGGGATCTACAAGCTGGATGCTGCGACGGGCAAGACGGACCTGTTTCTCGACAATCTGCCGGGTATCAGCGGTCTGCAGATCGGACCCGATGGCCGATTTTATGCCTGTCACAACCGTGAACAGCGCATCATCGCCATCACCATGAAAGGCGAGGTGGAGGTCCTGCTGACGGGCGTGAAGTGCAATGACCTCGTCGTCAGCAAAAAGGGGAATCTTTATTTTACGGAGACCCCCACTCAGCGCATCCACCTGATCACGGCGGACAAGAAGCACGTGGTGGCGGATGAAGGGCATGTGGCGAAACCCAACGGCATCACCATCTCTCCCGATGAAGCGACTCTGGTGGTCTCCGAACACGGCGGCAAGCATGTGTGGACGTGGCGCATCGAGGAAGATGGCACGCTAAGCGGCGGGGCTCCCTTCATGACCATGTGGCTGCCTGTGGGCAAAGAAACGGCGGCTGGTGATGGGGCCACCACGGAGTCTAAAGGACGCTACTTTGTGACGACTGATCTCGGCGTGCAGATCTTTGATCCGGCAGGACGGCTCGCCGGGATCATTGCCAAGCCGGTGATGGATGGCAAGATCGTCAGCGCTGAGTTTGCAGGCAAGGATCACGACATTCTGTATGTGGCTGCCGGAGACAAGATCTTTGGCCGCAAGCTGAAGGTGAGCGGTTACTTCCGTTGA